GAGCTTCGTTcaacattttgttcttccattgGAAATGACTCCACAGATGCTGCCTGCATCttctctgtttttgttgtttagaaaacatttgAAGTCTTCAGTTATTGCATTAGGTAaaaattgtttgctggtaacccgcCACAAATAGCTTACAGATTCTTGCTTACATACATGCTCATTCCCTCTCCAAAATGTTCCCACTCTGtaggctggccaagtgtgtAGTTCTGCTGCATAAAGTTGAACGAACAAATTTGTTTATTGTAGgtttacaaaaaaatataaataacctactgtcaagcagtcaattggctacagtgcagtcagaagtagggcaaattaatttatgaCGTGGGCCAAACAGTTGCCTCTATTGCTTGTAGCCTTAAAACGTCCGCTAGATAGAAatcgccaacaacattgttttttgCAGAAGtctaccagtgtttcccacagaatagaattctatttgtggtggttgttttgcagaattaacttgaatgcaacagttaaACGAATTAGCACAgttggttatgatgctaaccagatttaagcacaatttagtacaacctggaaaatcattgtgtggtggtcaatgttgatattgtggtgggctgccacaaataagtcaatgtatgggaaacactgtctaCCCTAGGCTACAGATCAGTTGTTGtctggggtatactacgaagcacgcatatctaggctatgtagacatatcgaggcttcacaaagccctgactcaggggtatacagtgggtcccagttaagtttggacgggttccttcatgaatcacgcaccccattttctcagcagaaatgccacaaactgcagttgacacaaacaaccacaaggtgtcacttgggagttctgccactactatttttgatgcgacttgacttactgcttccatgacacagcgggggcacgggaacttaaattgatcacggtagtttaagcttacacttgacaaaacattctaatatgaaaatgtagatgcaattgttgtaaaatggtgcagctccttttaagaaagcaccgtgtgcagggatggagagagagaaagcgagaggggatatgtgtgttagatgcgtgtggaaaaagtacgtgctgttgagactggagcgagtcatattcaaaatgatgcaaaaaataaatccgcagataaaaccaattatcctcattcattgcaacctccgcatgcctgcttgccgacgttcaaacgaaaaagatatcaaagcaccttttgtgtttgaatgtagcacgaaaaaatgtttaaacagctggacaaatgatttagctaattgattatagcctgtacaccagcaattgttgaacatttacctgtacaagtacactgacagtagcccagcctaacagcatgtaggatactgtagaaatttcacttaaattgcaaccgcaacatgcctgcttgccgacgttcaaacaacaacgaaaaagatatcaaagcaataagagggttgagtctgaatgacgcTGAGTTTTAGACACCgagtttttgaagttaagaattattttcgtataaaaaattggcattcttcaatctccttcactgacgcctatggaaaaggcttaacgtcccaaaacaatgATCAATGaacatcaaatttctctctcatattgctcctcataaccatctataaaaaaagtgttttttattttctttttgagcatgtccgaatcccaggacataacgcactggtccttataataggctcgagatataattccaaagggggcagatactgcacttaaaacttaaaaagattgaatGAAGCTtcccgaactttgaaattgcgatcagtgactggcatcaggtgaacgaagcttttcgaagttgagcaggctattaaaaactatttgcgcacctcatgtcacaggagagactgggctctcccttctatgaattgaaaaagacgttataggctacctgcaaactggcctatgatttcattgctgagtttgcagcaaagcaagaaaatgttttttttttcctgagtcaggatatgcgagtcagtgtcatttatttgtcctatgttagcctacagaccagtagcctacatcttatcaatagtttgaatgtcgtgtgtgtttctgctcattgacaaataccgttcagcacaatgattcatgcccaattaattccccctgttaaagtgttcgcctttgttacactatttggtttcgtgatgtagcctatgataaacaccatatgtacggtgttcattttaggacatcctcagactcaggtgtcagactcagaaaaacatcggtcatcttcagacaaaacagcctcagcgtcagaaaaacctctgtcatcttcagacaaaactgcatcagcgtcagaaaaaccagactcaggtgtcagactcagaaaaacatctgtcattttcagacaaaactgcctcagcttgagaaaaacttctgtcatcttcagacaaaactgcctcagcgtaagaaaaacctctgtcatcctcagataaaactgcttcaaaccaaactgcctcagaaaaacatctctaaggagtcaggtctcagaaaaaacgctgtcagaaaaagtggagtcaggtctcagaaaatcaggtctcagaaaaaacgctgtcagaaaaaacagagtcaggtctcagaaaatcaggtctcagaaaaaacgcagagtcagacgaaaaagtctcaaatgaaaagttattgtggggacagaagaagacgacggatacagaacggtgagtttaatattatgcttaatacgttattctgtcactggcagggtaggaatttcacggcggcgacgacggccgtggtagccccttgcgttggccgtgaagcccctttgaaaatcataggtttacaggccacggtggccttggtgcccccttctttcaatattctgctttgtgtcctactaatagcgatttttatttagcctgcggcctgtcaaaaataatcttagcattcacagcgcaaattaatttagtcttttacgcagtggagaaagtgacatcgcaagaaagtgcctccaaattcacccattcttctcagttgaactactcgcgaagtagcctattcatcacacagacatcacaagtgatgtcacatgaaagagctttttctcagcttttcaacgatgttagccgataattgctgtgttgaacggttcgcgagaaaagtaaataatataattcaatttaatcatacattctactgaaggttttgcgtcccatgatctccctacccattcatctcggtggaatacttcacgaacccttcttttaacacatgacaaaccacatatcagaataaacagcagaccttaccgaacataaaggtgtaaagcagtcccctgtacagttagccgttccagagtaatccagttttgaatttgcagtaaatttcgacatgcattgatgtctccaaatttgggctttaagttttacaatgtgtttaaattgctccacatgatttcataacgggccaaatacaaaataaatgttacaaatatcgcctagatattggtaaatcagaggacggctgactaagagtttatgaaagtagcctgatcacaaaatgctaagcatgcatctaggctatttgagtttcttaaagatgagctgtgcttaaatttaaattgttcaatacatgatttcatagcaggccaaatataaaataaatgttatatatagcctagatatctgtttttattagatgatcagatgatttacagttatatgtaatatgtcatgtttcatgtttttgtaatgtttcatgcaatgatgcaggtctactgcagtgaataggctaaatacaactttaatcatttttatagcctactactgtatagttaactttggccttggtgcccatgtggcctttgtgccccccaccaaatatgcccaactgaaggccaagtggccttgcccccagaatggtgaaattccaagcctggtcactggcatgttatatttggtgcttggttagatgtagaaattataagtaaaggtagaaagtgatccaatggtatacacattgtaggaaatccatggatgtaacttagctaacctcacttcgctagtaacattagcagctgctgtaaggcacataccggagtaagctacgtactacatacagcaaaataatttgtttttcgtaggattacggtacattcaatgagctagggaaaagtgggttaaacatttttccaccacgaaagtccagaacgacacctggaccattatttcttacttttgctaaccgtttcccagttgtacactacctaccagtaagaaacctgcatcattatcatcacatcattattcccaaacccccataaagacaaatgtgctatgtcatgatgtaataccatataataccattatgataatacatgaaatagcaggtaccaacaacaaggcacatttctctaaataagttaagataacatctcatatcaaatgaattcaacaacgctgcagttattgtcccctggggattacatttcaagtacctgtctatctttatgtctgtctattattgttgtgcaatgacaatgacaactgctaacgttttataatggtattatatggtattacatcatggcatagcacatttgtctttatttaatacttaatacttttctgagacctgattttctgagacctgactccactttttctgacagcgttttttctgatacctgattttctgagacctgactccactttttctgacagcgttttttctgagacctgactccttgtcatgtttttctgaggcagtttggtttgaagcagttttatctgaggatgacagaggtttttcttacgctgaggcagttttgtctgaggatgacagaagttcttctgaagctgaggcagttttgtctgaaaatgacagatgtttttctgagtctgacacctgagtctggtttttctgacgctgaggcagttttgtctgaagatgaccgatgtttttctgagtctgacacctgagtctgaggatgtcctaaaatgaacaccgtacatatggccaaatatgtgactcagctaatgttataggctatagaaTTGCCCCTCTTAAATACAAGCTgatgtagcttattagactaggctactattaaaatacaccgacggtagccttggctatgtgtaaagtaagctatcgcatgatttcatgcacgtaagtgaaaagggccttgcatctgtcaagttcgcacagggcctcgcacccccttgcgacggccctgcagctcctaagacagcgagggaaaaagttaaaatacgcgataaacccgggaaaagttgacaggtttgttttggtcccggtgattatttgtgaaattgtgcaaacgacagccttttcaaggaaggtgtcgtagcatgcaagctcccaaattgacccagtagcctacagaaggcatcaataaattgttgggaatggggagggtcatgcgttttatcactttggagggtcatagaaaaaaaaattgctggcgagggagggtcacgtcttttttgactaacgctcccaaaactcctccggtagccccttaaataaataacgaacagtccctaattgattaatagcctgtaggcctacaccagcaatagttgaacattgacctgtacaggacattgacagtagcccagcctaacaagcaaatgttgcaaaagacatcaaaagacgcaattaatcagaaataaataatgtaatctgcatcgctttatttaacaaactgcaagcaacaagagaattgagttcgctgtgaggccaaacccaagagcagagcctatctgttaaggcagtcgataggctatatggtaacgagctgtgtgtTATTGAACTAGATAACAGACGTCGAAAatttactttattttccatacggagaaataacatatgcagagtctaaccaaggtcaatcttggcaaaaaaagccctcaaacctgaaaacacatgaggcaaaagtgcaaaacatcacaaaactaactaaactaacatgcgcatatttttgtattgcaatcattgcagcctacagttgtaacagcgcgttacAACTAACCCCGCTGGGTCACGTTTCTTTTAAGATAAGATAGCTCCTATGTGTTGACTACATGTTTCAAAACGGTGTTCATTTTTAGCCTACAAGACGATTAGTCAGTGAGCTGCACCCACAACTCAGTAATCGAAAGACAAGTTGCCTACCACCTATTTACTTTGATGCCTTCAAAAAACGTTTTGCTGTAGATCTACGTGAAAACACGTCCATACGGACTGAAAATTTGTGGAACACCGTCTCATAGTAATGTGATTAACTGACCAATATGTCCCGATCAACCATCTGCAACTAGGAAAAAAGTCCATGTTACATTTAACATTGTTTACATttttactttgtgccccgcgctcccctgcagctttctgaagcggtgttTCTGAAGCTGTAGGCCTAACAACACATACCACCCTGACGTGAAACCCTTAACGTAGCTttatgtcccaaaacggcaacaagtcgttttactccccgtatgcgctcattataaagaacatTTAACGTGtcacaaaaacagctatcaagtAATCatcaaacgtcttataaacaagtcttgccaggagcaacaccttgcaaaaaattataACAAATAGGCCTTTATacggctctgctcctgcctagattcgaactcagaactgcctgaaagttgcagacctgttctggaaatacgtgcattaacccactagaccgtcagacaacgctatctgcttcgagtaggcctattgggtaggactgtagcctacactggttgctgtggcacagtcttgagtgaccgaattcgttttcctttgtcatatgaatgctgtcattttgttaacattactgttaaggagatgctgtaggcaaaggctatatttcaacatcgttagtgtagtaaaaaaaacagaactattcacaaggtttctgggcagcatgttctgttagcaagcgaacttctcatgactgccgacaaagtctactgccagctgacgaagctctcattttaaaacattaggctactgagagacaggcactgtacaatcaagaaatcttgccactgaatccaaagcTATGTTTAActttatgtacaaagcttataggctacagtggactagcaatgttgcaggggctgctaaaaacacagagaaacaaactgtaaactcggccaatcacagcccttgctcggccaatcacagcctctTGCTGTCCGGTTCGACCgcggaacgccacagcggactatgctgcccccaagcggctgcagttgtacttacatttcacccagctgcgtgaatcaccttgatcgtgaatgaagcgtcaatttttaactgggacccactgtacgttaagtgatactacgatagcagttatgtgatatatttgtcaaactaggctttcagctcagatctgtgcgcgttctcggtgttgggatgacgttggccaatcgtgaaacgtggagacgcacaagaccacctctatttaaaaacaattacttccgcattcatgagcgatagcttaatctacactgcggtcattttttgtgtctagtCTATAACATCAAATGTGATAACATTTTGTAGtaggcagtggaataactattggtttccgtttgtggtgactgctgactgagatgagggatgagattaaatagatcctggaacttagcctggtcaggagcaggctagctctacagaataaatcgccatggtgactaataccataacatatcctgctgccccctatcctgcttttgtgcaactggatcacggatcaATTGAGTCAGggtaaccaagatatcccggcttaatcccttatcctagttttgtgcaataggcccctggtatgtgtgtgtgtgtctgtgtacgtgtgtaaaCATGAGTGGTGTTTTGCATGTGTCCCTGTGTTGTGGGGTACGTGTCTAAGTAATGggtgctggatgtgtgtgtccttgtgtgtgtgtgtcagttcttCTCCGGCTGGTGGGTGATAATAGATGCAGCGGTGCTGTACCCATCTCAGGAGCAGCTCAACCACGCGTTTCACACCTGCGGCGTGTTCTCCACTATAGCCTTCtttatgtgagtgtgcacacacacacacacacacacacacacacacacacacacacacacacacacacacacacacacacacacacacacaaaacacacacgcacacaaaacacacagacagacatcagCAGAAAGGCCTGTGACTgactaaggtgtgtgtgtgtgtgtatgtgtgtgtgtgcgtgtgcgtttcaGGGTAAACGCTGTCTCTAATGGTCAGGTGAGAGGGGACGTATATGGAGAAGGCTGCTTGGGTCGAACAGGTAGCTAGGattacccccctctctccctctctctccctctctcctctccctccctctctttctctctacctcgctctctctttgtcttctctctctctccctttccccccctctctctctctccccctctctctcttctccctctctgtgaaagactcagtctctctcactATGTCTCCCTatgtgtgttttcatctcaCTCTCTGTGAAAGACTCAGTCGTCatttctgctctgtgtgtgtgtatgtgtgcgtgcgtatgtggaTGCGCGCGCGTGTATAtgctgtgcgtgtatgtgtgcgtgcgtgcgtgtgtatgtgtgtgtgcgtgctgtatgtgtgtgtgtgtgtgcgtatgtgccgtgtgtgtgtgttcacaggggCCCGCCTCTGGCTGTTCCTAGGCCTGATGTTGATGTTTGCGTCTCTGATTGCTGCCACCTGGATCCTGTTTGGAGCTTTCGTCGTTGTTCCCTGTGAGTATGTCAGTTATCAGTGAGTATGTCAGTTATCAGTGAGTATGTCAGTTATCAGTGAGTATGTCAGTTATCAGTGGATCAGAtgtttatttaatatttatttaattCTCTCTGCCCGTCTTTCAGCCAGACTGGTCTACCCTGGCCTGTCCATCTTCTTCCAGAATCTTTTAATCTTTTTCAGGTACAGTCTTAAgtctcttaacacacacacacatacgcacgcacacaggcacatacagtacatgtatacacatgaacacatgctAGAGTTGAAACCGTATGTTTCTGAACTTGTATAACCTGCCCTGTCACATGCAGTGATCTATACTCATATaagctgtttgtttgtgtgtgtgtttgtttgtgtgcatgttgtttTGCTTTCTTGCAGTACACTCATCTACAAGTTTGGTCGGACAGAGGATCTGTGGGGATAAACTGACAacattaaaagtgtgtgtgagcgcatacacacactcacccacacacccacccacacagaccCATCCATACACAtatgtatgcatacacacacacatgtattcacacacactcacactctcactctcacacacacacacacacatgtattcacacacacacacacacacgtatgcagcAGAGTCGTCTATAAAGAGAGTTTGACCAACTAGGGAAACAAATGGTCTGAGCCATCCCTTTATGCGATTTGTTCAAATGGTCTGAGCCATCCCTTT
The sequence above is a segment of the Alosa sapidissima isolate fAloSap1 chromosome 2, fAloSap1.pri, whole genome shotgun sequence genome. Coding sequences within it:
- the LOC121703897 gene encoding transmembrane protein 50B-like → MAGFLDNVQWPACLDLGEKRNTVASVAAGVLFFSGWWVIIDAAVLYPSQEQLNHAFHTCGVFSTIAFFMVNAVSNGQVRGDVYGEGCLGRTGARLWLFLGLMLMFASLIAATWILFGAFVVVPSRLVYPGLSIFFQNLLIFFSTLIYKFGRTEDLWG